One genomic window of Maribacter aquivivus includes the following:
- a CDS encoding DUF1801 domain-containing protein, producing MKPAEDYIFNQPEPYRGILMHLQMMIETTLPEVELKFKWNIPCFYIGKSPICYLNASHKKQFVDIAFWNSAHLTKHLNVLISENRKVVRSLRYSTLEDIDNDILIDVLQDAYSVRKNGFYKRKDL from the coding sequence ATGAAACCAGCAGAGGATTATATTTTCAATCAACCTGAACCGTACAGAGGAATTTTAATGCATTTGCAAATGATGATTGAAACGACTTTGCCTGAGGTTGAACTGAAATTTAAATGGAATATACCTTGCTTTTATATCGGTAAATCGCCTATTTGTTATTTGAATGCATCGCACAAAAAGCAATTTGTAGATATTGCTTTTTGGAACTCTGCACATCTTACAAAACATTTGAACGTACTAATTTCTGAAAACAGAAAAGTAGTACGTTCATTGCGTTATAGTACCCTTGAAGATATTGATAACGATATTCTTATTGATGTTTTACAAGATGCTTATTCTGTTCGTAAAAATGGGTTTTATAAGCGAAAAGACTTATAA
- the kdsA gene encoding 3-deoxy-8-phosphooctulonate synthase translates to MNLSLIPQIKHTDSNNFFLLSGPCAIEGEDMAMRIAEHIITITDELKIPYVFKGSFKKANRSRLDSFTGIGDEKALKILRKVSETFKVPTVTDIHTEQDAVMAAEYVDVLQIPAFLARQTDLVVAAAQTGKTVNIKKGQFMSPESMKHAVNKVTETGNQQAIITDRGTMFGYQDMIVDFRGVPTMKQFAPVVLDVTHSLQQPNQTSGVTGGRPALIGTMARAGVAAGVDGLFIETHFDCANAKSDGANMLDLGLMKKLLTDLVALRAVVNQF, encoded by the coding sequence ATGAACCTATCTCTAATACCACAAATAAAACATACCGACAGTAATAACTTTTTCCTTCTATCTGGACCCTGCGCCATTGAAGGTGAAGACATGGCAATGCGCATTGCAGAGCATATTATTACCATAACCGATGAGCTTAAAATACCTTATGTATTTAAAGGAAGTTTCAAGAAAGCAAATCGTAGTCGTTTAGATTCATTTACAGGTATAGGAGATGAAAAAGCATTGAAGATTCTTCGAAAAGTTTCTGAAACATTTAAAGTACCAACGGTTACCGATATACATACTGAGCAAGATGCCGTCATGGCTGCAGAATATGTAGATGTACTTCAAATACCTGCATTTTTAGCACGCCAAACAGATTTAGTTGTTGCCGCTGCACAAACAGGAAAAACGGTAAACATCAAGAAAGGACAATTTATGAGTCCTGAGAGTATGAAGCATGCCGTTAATAAAGTTACAGAGACCGGAAACCAACAAGCAATTATTACCGATCGTGGTACCATGTTCGGCTACCAAGATATGATCGTAGATTTTAGAGGTGTACCAACTATGAAACAATTTGCACCTGTAGTTTTAGATGTTACACATTCGTTACAACAACCAAATCAAACTTCTGGTGTTACAGGTGGTAGACCAGCTTTAATAGGCACAATGGCACGTGCAGGTGTTGCAGCAGGTGTTGACGGACTCTTTATTGAAACACATTTTGATTGTGCCAACGCAAAAAGCGACGGTGCCAATATGCTAGATTTAGGATTAATGAAAAAACTATTGACAGATTTAGTGGCGTTAAGAGCAGTTGTTAATCAGTTTTAA
- the typA gene encoding translational GTPase TypA: protein MSTTTKNIAIIAHVDHGKTTLVDKIMYHCSLFRENENTGDLILDNNDLERERGITITSKNVSVIYKDTKINIIDTPGHADFGGEVERVLNMADGVLLLVDAFEGPMPQTRFVLQKAIDLGLKPCLVINKVDKENCTPEEVHEKVFDLMFELGAEEWQLDFPTVYGSAKNNWMSEDWKNETTNIEPLLDMVIEHIPVFEPKEGNTQMLITSLDFSSFTGRIAIGRLQRGTLKEGQQISLVKRDGSIVKSKIKELYVFEGLGRKKVQEVITGDICALVGVEGFEIGDTVADLENPEALKTITIDEPTMSMLFTINDSPFFGQDGKFVTSRHIKDRLARELEKNLALRVNDTDSADKFLVFGRGVLHLSVLIETMRREGYELQIGQPQVIIKEIDGVKCEPIEHLTIDLPEEVSGRAVEMVSIRKGEMTSMEAKGNRMLCEFQIPSRGIIGLRNQLLTATAGEAIMAHRFLEYQPMKGDIPQRQNGSLVSMERGKAIPYSIDKLQDRGKFFVDPGEDIYEGQVIGENSRGDDMTVNITKTKKMSNVRSSGADDKAKIVPAIKFSLEEALEYIQKDEYVEVTPKHLRLRKIYLTENERKRNKIA, encoded by the coding sequence ATGTCCACTACTACAAAAAATATTGCGATCATTGCGCACGTTGACCACGGTAAAACAACCTTGGTAGACAAAATAATGTACCACTGTAGCTTGTTTCGTGAAAACGAGAATACAGGTGATTTAATTTTGGATAATAACGATTTAGAAAGAGAACGTGGTATTACCATTACTTCTAAAAACGTTTCCGTTATATATAAGGATACTAAAATAAATATTATTGATACTCCTGGTCACGCCGATTTCGGTGGTGAAGTTGAGCGTGTATTGAATATGGCAGATGGTGTTTTGTTATTGGTAGATGCCTTTGAAGGTCCTATGCCACAAACACGTTTTGTACTTCAAAAAGCGATTGACCTTGGTTTAAAGCCTTGTTTGGTGATCAATAAAGTTGACAAAGAAAACTGTACTCCAGAAGAAGTACATGAAAAAGTTTTCGATCTTATGTTTGAACTAGGTGCTGAAGAATGGCAGTTAGACTTCCCTACAGTTTACGGTTCTGCAAAGAACAACTGGATGAGTGAAGATTGGAAAAACGAAACAACGAATATTGAGCCATTGTTAGATATGGTTATTGAGCATATTCCTGTTTTTGAACCAAAAGAAGGTAACACTCAAATGTTGATTACTTCTTTAGATTTCTCTTCATTTACTGGTAGAATTGCTATTGGTAGATTACAAAGAGGAACATTAAAAGAAGGACAACAAATATCTTTGGTTAAAAGAGACGGTTCTATTGTAAAATCTAAAATCAAAGAACTTTACGTATTTGAAGGTCTTGGTCGTAAGAAAGTACAAGAAGTTATAACTGGTGACATTTGTGCATTAGTTGGTGTTGAAGGTTTTGAAATTGGTGATACTGTTGCCGATTTAGAAAACCCTGAAGCATTAAAAACTATTACAATTGATGAGCCAACAATGAGTATGTTGTTTACGATTAACGATAGCCCATTCTTTGGTCAAGATGGTAAATTCGTTACTTCTAGACATATTAAAGATCGTTTGGCTAGGGAGTTGGAGAAAAACCTTGCCCTACGTGTAAATGATACTGATAGTGCTGATAAGTTTTTAGTATTCGGTCGTGGTGTATTGCACCTTTCTGTATTAATAGAAACTATGCGTCGTGAAGGTTATGAATTACAAATTGGACAACCACAAGTAATTATAAAAGAAATAGACGGTGTTAAATGTGAGCCTATTGAGCATTTAACTATTGATTTACCTGAAGAAGTTTCTGGTAGAGCTGTAGAAATGGTATCTATACGTAAAGGTGAGATGACTAGTATGGAAGCTAAAGGTAACCGTATGTTGTGTGAATTTCAAATTCCATCACGTGGTATCATCGGTCTTCGTAACCAATTATTAACTGCTACTGCTGGTGAGGCTATTATGGCACACCGTTTCTTAGAGTATCAACCAATGAAAGGTGATATTCCTCAAAGACAAAATGGTTCTTTAGTTTCTATGGAAAGAGGAAAAGCAATTCCTTATTCTATCGATAAATTACAGGATCGTGGTAAGTTTTTCGTTGATCCGGGTGAAGATATTTACGAAGGTCAAGTTATCGGTGAAAACTCTCGTGGAGATGATATGACCGTGAATATTACAAAAACTAAAAAGATGTCTAACGTTCGTTCTTCTGGTGCAGATGATAAAGCTAAAATTGTTCCGGCAATTAAGTTTTCTCTTGAAGAAGCATTAGAGTACATTCAAAAAGATGAGTATGTTGAGGTTACACCTAAGCATTTACGTTTACGTAAAATCTATTTGACAGAAAATGAGCGTAAGAGAAATAAAATAGCATAA
- a CDS encoding phospholipase A, with the protein MLKNTTIVLLIAFITGTYYIGVAQEDHDHNWYFNNSKSLSELWELDDDHQRGTFILTSYKPIYITAAKFSTNPNEFPQAENSDKVLDEPSSLNAVESKFQISLKTKIFHGMFDGRMDLWMGYSQTAYWQIYNTERSRPFRELNYQPEIIANFPVKFPILGFETKIIGAAIIHESNGQSDPISRSWNRIAFHAAFEKGNWQVMLKPWIRIGSKIDDNENISDYIGRGEADITYDWGRQRFRAIARHSLNLGDKSRGSLQLNWSFPIFENFNGHFQLFDGYGETLIDYNHRQTTIGIGVSLIN; encoded by the coding sequence ATGCTTAAAAACACAACTATAGTTCTACTAATTGCTTTTATAACAGGTACATATTATATCGGTGTTGCTCAAGAAGACCATGACCATAATTGGTATTTCAACAATAGTAAAAGCTTAAGCGAATTATGGGAACTAGATGATGACCACCAACGCGGTACATTCATTCTTACTTCGTATAAACCCATATACATAACTGCCGCAAAATTTTCTACCAACCCCAATGAATTTCCACAGGCAGAAAATTCAGATAAAGTTTTAGATGAACCTAGTAGTTTAAACGCTGTGGAGTCAAAATTTCAAATCAGTCTAAAAACCAAAATTTTTCACGGCATGTTCGATGGTCGTATGGATTTATGGATGGGCTATTCGCAGACCGCCTATTGGCAAATTTATAATACAGAGCGTTCAAGACCATTTCGAGAATTGAACTATCAACCTGAAATCATCGCAAATTTTCCCGTTAAGTTTCCAATTTTGGGGTTTGAGACTAAAATAATCGGAGCCGCCATAATTCATGAATCTAACGGACAGTCAGACCCAATTTCTAGAAGCTGGAACCGTATTGCTTTTCATGCTGCATTCGAAAAAGGAAACTGGCAGGTAATGCTAAAACCATGGATTCGTATAGGGAGCAAGATTGATGATAACGAGAATATATCTGATTATATAGGGCGTGGTGAAGCTGATATTACGTATGACTGGGGTAGACAGCGTTTTAGAGCCATTGCAAGGCATTCTTTGAATTTGGGAGATAAAAGTCGCGGGAGTTTACAACTCAATTGGTCTTTCCCAATTTTCGAAAACTTCAACGGTCATTTTCAATTATTTGACGGTTACGGCGAAACGCTCATTGATTACAACCACCGACAAACCACAATTGGAATTGGTGTTTCTTTGATTAATTAA